From Pagrus major chromosome 9, Pma_NU_1.0, the proteins below share one genomic window:
- the LOC141002300 gene encoding uncharacterized protein — MKTLALLLLSLTVALGLPAPPPGVPQNPVLVEGDLRPLLGDVLPVQGHVVVDDPAPQFKPEVKAEAKVKVEPEVKAEAEVKVEPEVKAEAKVKVEPEVKAEAEVKVEPEVKAEAKVKVEPEVKAEAEVKVEPEVKAEAEVKVEPEVKAEAKVKVEPEVKAEAKVKVEPEVNAEAEVKVDQEVKVEPEEIVPELEENPDVKVESEEKVEPEVMANLEVNENPEAEMEPDVQGGPEPEYEPMFNEEQGVQEEYQVQMNLEDEPETEFERHIDMEGKYEMMTEPIMELEPEDDDNMFGDELGYTELSEVENSMRGAFQNDDPAIQMLPEEEGFAEERFLGEEPIMELEPLDEDMFGEEPSNTELEQAERSLMGAFENEDPAIQSLPEEEGLKPETEVERHIDMEGKNEMVGETTMELEPKDDGKMVEDEPSNEELAEVEKSLREAFVAKDPVVDPQPKK, encoded by the exons ATGAAGACACTAGCATTGCTCTTACTGAGCCTAACAG TGGCTCTGGGATTGCCAGCACCTCCTCCAGGAGTGCCACAGAATCCTGTCTTGGTTGAAGGAGACCTGCGCCCTCTGCTGGGAGATGTGCTACCTGTGCAGGGTCATGTGGTGGTGGACGATCCTGCTCCACAATTCAAGCCAGAAGTTAAAGCCGAGGCCAAGGTTAAGGTGGAGCCAGAGGTTAAAGCAGAGGCCGAGGTTAAGGTGGAGCCAGAGGTTAAAGCCGAGGCCAAGGTTAAGGTGGAGCCAGAGGTTAAAGCCGAGGCCGAGGTTAAGGTGGAGCCAGAGGTTAAAGCAGAGGCCAAGGTTAAGGTGGAGCCAGAGGTTAAAGCCGAGGCCGAGGTTAAGGTGGAGCCAGAGGTTAAAGCCGAGGCCGAGGTTAAGGTGGAGCCAGAGGTTAAAGCCGAGGCCAAGGTTAAGGTGGAGCCAGAGGTTAAAGCCGAGGCCAAGGTTAAGGTGGAGCCAGAGGTTAATGCAGAGGCAGAAGTTAAGGTGGATCAAGAGGTTAAGGTAGAGCCAGAGGAGATAGTGCCAGAGCTTGAAGAGAATCCAGATGTTAAGGTAGAATCAGAGGAAAAGGTGGAGCCAGAGGTCATGGCCAACCTAGAGGTCAACGAGAATCCAGAGGCTGAGATGGAGCCAGATGTTCAAGGGGGGCCGGAGCCTGAATACGAGCCCATGTTTAATGAGGAGCAAGGGGTTCAAGAGGAGTACCAGGTGCAAATGAACCTCGAGGACGAGCCTGAAACAGAGTTTGAGAGGCACATTGACATGGAGGGAAAGTATGAAATGATGACTGAGCCAATCATGGAGCTGGAGCCAGAGGATGACGACAACATGTTTGGAGATGAACTGGGCTACACGGAGCTGTCAGAGGTGGAAAACTCTATGAGGGGGGCATTTCAGAATGACGATCCTGCCATTCAAATGCTTCCAGAGGAGGAGGGATTTGCTGAGGAGAGGTTTTTAGGGGAAGAACCAATCATGGAGCTGGAGCCACTGGATGAAGACATGTTTGGAGAGGAACCAAGCAATACAGAGCTCGAACAGGCGGAAAGATCTTTGATGGGGGCATTTGAGAATGAAGATCCTGCCATTCAATCTCTGCCAGAGGAGGAGGGACTAAAGCCTGAAACAGAGGTTGAGAGGCACATTGACAtggaaggaaaaaatgaaatggtgGGCGAGACAACCATGGAGCTGGAGCCAAAGGATGACGGCAAAATGGTTGAAGACGAACCGAGCAATGAGGAGCTGGCAGAGGTGGAAAAGTCTTTGAGGGAGGCATTTGTGGCTAAAGATCCTGTCGTTGACCCTCAGCCAAAGAAGTAA